A region from the Schistocerca serialis cubense isolate TAMUIC-IGC-003099 chromosome 1, iqSchSeri2.2, whole genome shotgun sequence genome encodes:
- the LOC126473698 gene encoding inositol-trisphosphate 3-kinase homolog isoform X4 — MRRAMVARCSRLRRCASLAADVSDFWRQASPGPTALNAFRRWRRGGSSSSGGGSSSSGGDGSSGRQPGSDAAPEDDRALLKFLALNALELSAPATDVLLQSRARWFQLSGHPDCFAPAGPGTIWKKRSGGEDDAERRVYEALGADPLLRDLAPRYFREVTFRGQRFIELQDLLAGFRDPNVMDVKMGTRTFLESEVSKTTARHDLYQKMVQVDPSAPTPEEHEAKAVTKLRYMQFREQQSSTCSHGFRIEAMKFRGSPPVTDLKKVKSRSELLATVALFLGGREDVRQRLVARLREIRTKFEQSEYFKRHEVVGSSIFMIYDDTKVGAWIIDFAKTHPVPQGVEVTHRKPWIQGNHEEGFLFGLDSLIRVMEEVDLKQPPDFKNPIIPTTSVQLKS; from the exons GCTGCGGATGTGAGCGACTTCTGGCGACAAGCGTCGCCCGGGCCCACGGCGCTGAACGCATTCCGCCGCTGGCGCcgaggtggcagcagcagcagcggcggcggcagcagcagtagcGGCGGCGATGGCTCGTCCGGGCGACAGCCGGGCTCGGACGCGGCGCCCGAGGACGACCGCGCTCTCCTCAAGTTCCTCGCGCTG AATGCGCTGGAGCTGAGCGCGCCCGCGACGGACGTGCTGCTGCAGAGCCGCGCGCGCTGGTTCCAGCTGTCGGGCCACCCCGACTGCTTCGCGCCCGCCGGCCCGGGCACCATCTGGAAGAAGCGCAGTGGCGGCGAGGACGACGCCGAGCGCCGCGTGTACGAGGCGCTGGGCGCAGACCCGCTGCTGCGGGACCTGGCGCCGCGCTACTTCCGCGAGGTCACCTTCCGCGGGCAGCGCTTCATCGAGCTGCAGGACCTGCTCGCCGGCTTCCGCGACCCCAACGTCATGGATGTCAAGATGGGAACGCGCACCTTCCTCGAGTCCGAGGTGTCAAAGACTACGGCGCGGCACGACCTTTACCAGAAG ATGGTGCAAGTTGATCCAAGTGCTCCGACACCAGAAGAACATGAAGCTAAGGCTGTTACGAAACTGCGTTACATGCAGTTTCGAGAACAACAGAGTTCTACTTGCAGTCATGGATTTCGCATAGAAGCAATGAAA TTTCGTGGATCACCGCCAGTCACTGACCTTAAGAAAGTAAAATCTCGATCAGAGCTACTCGCAACAGTGGCTCTTTTCTTAGGTGGTCGTGAAGATGTAAGGCAGAGGTTGGTTGCGAGACTACGAGAAATAAGAACGAAATTCGAGCAGTCAGAGTACTTCAAAAGACATGAG GTTGTTGGTAGCAGCATATTCATGATTTATGATGATACAAAAGTTGGAGCATGGATAATTGACTTTGCCAAGACTCACCCTGTGCCCCAAGGAGTGGAAGTCACTCATAGGAAACCATGGATTCAAGGGAACcatgaagaaggtttcctgtttggtCTTGATTCACTCATTCGT GTAATGGAAGAAGTAGATCTGAAACAGCCTCCAGATTTTAAAAATCCCATCATCCCAACTACCTCAGTTCAATTGAAATCCTGA
- the LOC126473698 gene encoding inositol-trisphosphate 3-kinase homolog isoform X3 — MRINLNVGNLMGAFPAFSLVWTCKQQTKAADVSDFWRQASPGPTALNAFRRWRRGGSSSSGGGSSSSGGDGSSGRQPGSDAAPEDDRALLKFLALNALELSAPATDVLLQSRARWFQLSGHPDCFAPAGPGTIWKKRSGGEDDAERRVYEALGADPLLRDLAPRYFREVTFRGQRFIELQDLLAGFRDPNVMDVKMGTRTFLESEVSKTTARHDLYQKMVQVDPSAPTPEEHEAKAVTKLRYMQFREQQSSTCSHGFRIEAMKFRGSPPVTDLKKVKSRSELLATVALFLGGREDVRQRLVARLREIRTKFEQSEYFKRHEVVGSSIFMIYDDTKVGAWIIDFAKTHPVPQGVEVTHRKPWIQGNHEEGFLFGLDSLIRVMEEVDLKQPPDFKNPIIPTTSVQLKS; from the exons GCTGCGGATGTGAGCGACTTCTGGCGACAAGCGTCGCCCGGGCCCACGGCGCTGAACGCATTCCGCCGCTGGCGCcgaggtggcagcagcagcagcggcggcggcagcagcagtagcGGCGGCGATGGCTCGTCCGGGCGACAGCCGGGCTCGGACGCGGCGCCCGAGGACGACCGCGCTCTCCTCAAGTTCCTCGCGCTG AATGCGCTGGAGCTGAGCGCGCCCGCGACGGACGTGCTGCTGCAGAGCCGCGCGCGCTGGTTCCAGCTGTCGGGCCACCCCGACTGCTTCGCGCCCGCCGGCCCGGGCACCATCTGGAAGAAGCGCAGTGGCGGCGAGGACGACGCCGAGCGCCGCGTGTACGAGGCGCTGGGCGCAGACCCGCTGCTGCGGGACCTGGCGCCGCGCTACTTCCGCGAGGTCACCTTCCGCGGGCAGCGCTTCATCGAGCTGCAGGACCTGCTCGCCGGCTTCCGCGACCCCAACGTCATGGATGTCAAGATGGGAACGCGCACCTTCCTCGAGTCCGAGGTGTCAAAGACTACGGCGCGGCACGACCTTTACCAGAAG ATGGTGCAAGTTGATCCAAGTGCTCCGACACCAGAAGAACATGAAGCTAAGGCTGTTACGAAACTGCGTTACATGCAGTTTCGAGAACAACAGAGTTCTACTTGCAGTCATGGATTTCGCATAGAAGCAATGAAA TTTCGTGGATCACCGCCAGTCACTGACCTTAAGAAAGTAAAATCTCGATCAGAGCTACTCGCAACAGTGGCTCTTTTCTTAGGTGGTCGTGAAGATGTAAGGCAGAGGTTGGTTGCGAGACTACGAGAAATAAGAACGAAATTCGAGCAGTCAGAGTACTTCAAAAGACATGAG GTTGTTGGTAGCAGCATATTCATGATTTATGATGATACAAAAGTTGGAGCATGGATAATTGACTTTGCCAAGACTCACCCTGTGCCCCAAGGAGTGGAAGTCACTCATAGGAAACCATGGATTCAAGGGAACcatgaagaaggtttcctgtttggtCTTGATTCACTCATTCGT GTAATGGAAGAAGTAGATCTGAAACAGCCTCCAGATTTTAAAAATCCCATCATCCCAACTACCTCAGTTCAATTGAAATCCTGA